Proteins encoded in a region of the Sander lucioperca isolate FBNREF2018 chromosome 18, SLUC_FBN_1.2, whole genome shotgun sequence genome:
- the rock2a gene encoding rho-associated protein kinase 2 isoform X2: MSLGAERRMETRLKKLEDMIREPRSAINLESLLDSINALVLDLDYPALRKNKNIETFLNRYEKVIAQTRDLQMKSEDFDRVKVIGRGAFGEVQLVRHKASQKVYAMKLLSKFEMIKRSDSAFFWEERDIMAFANSPWVVQLCCAFQDEHYLYMVMEYMPGGDLVNLTSTYDVPEKWAKFYTAEVVMALDAIHSMGFIHRDVKPDNMLLDRLGHLKLADFGTCMKMDSTGMVHCDTAVGTPDYISPEVLKSQGGDGYYGRECDWWSVGVFIFEMLVGDTPFYADSLVGTYSKIMDHKNSLNFPDDVEISKDAKNIICAFLTDREVRLGRNGVEEIKRHPFFKNDQWTFDTIRDTAAPVVPELSSDIDTSNFDEIEDDKGDVETFPTPKAFVGNQLPFVGFTYFKEDQLLNGSNNISVAHDNSKGESAALQKKMHQVEVQLNNEKQAKSDLENKHRAATSRLDKISKELEEEVNSRKNLESSLRQLEREKALLQHKSLESHRKAESEADRKRCLENEVNSLRDQLDDMKRRNQNSHISNEKNIHLQKQLEEANTLLRAESEAATRLRKTQTDSSKQLQQLEANVRELQDKCCLLERSKLSLEKECISLQAALETERREHSQGSETISDLMGRISGLEEEVRQQRQALAKAETEKRQLQEKHTDLEKEKSNKEIDLTYKLKVLQQELEQEETAHRSTRALLADKSKIKVTIEGAKSESMKELEQKLVEERGAKLRLENRILDLEKHSSMMDCDYKQALQKLDELRRHKDRLTEEVKNLTLKIEQETQKRNLTQNDLKAQNQQLSSLRTSEKQLKQETNHLLDIKRSLEKQNQELRKERQDTDGQMKELQDQLEAEQYFSTLYKTQVRELKEECEERNKLYKDVQQSLQELQEERDSLAAQLEITLTKADSEQLARSIAEEQYSDLEKEKIMKELELKEMMARHRQELSEKDITISSLEEANRTLTSDVANLANEKEELNNKLKEEIEESEKSKDWEQQISQMKQAFEKQLQSERTLKTQAVNKLAEIMNRKEVRGVGSRRGNDTDMRRKEKENRKLQLELRSEKEKLNSSIIKYQREINEMQAQLSDESQMRIELQMALDSKDSDIEQLRNLLQTLSVQSMDSASVSSGPEFDADDAYAETRLEGWLSLPVRNNTKKFGWEKKYVVVSSKKILFYNNEQDKEQSIPYMVLDIDKLFHVRPVTQTDVYRADAKEIPRIFQILYANEGESKKEPEDPLPIGEKSSYICHKGHEFIPTLYHFPTNCEACTKPLWNMFKPPPALECRRCHIKCHKDHMDKKEEIIAPCKVNYDVSSAKNLLLLAVSQEEQQKWVNRLVKKIPKKPPPPEQFARSSPRASMKVQPSQSMRRPSRQLPTSKSRSNGFKTRREESHSELC; this comes from the exons GACTCTATAAACGCCCTGGTCTTAGACTTGGACTACCCTGCACTACGCAAGAACAAAAACATCGAAACCTTCTTAAACAGAT ATGAGAAAGTCATAGCACAAACTCGAGACCTCCAGATGAAGTCTGAAGACTTTGACAGAGTTAAAGTCATCGGTCGAGGGGCATTTGGTGAAGTTCAACTA GTCCGGCACAAAGCCTCTCAGAAGGTCTACGCCATGAAGCTACTGAGCAAGTTTGAGATGATCAAGCGCTCGGACTCAGCTTTCTTCTGGGAAGAGAGGGACATCATGGCCTTTGCCAACAGCCCCTGGGTTGTGCAG TTGTGCTGTGCCTTCCAAGATGAGCACTACCTCTACATGGTGATGGAGTACATGCCGGGAGGCGATCTTGTCAACCTCACCAGCACCTACGACGTGCCGGAGAAATGGGCCAAGTTCTACACAGCAGAGGTGGTGATGGCCCTGGATGCCATTCACTCCATGGGCTTCATCCATCGGGACGTCAAGCCGGACAACATGCTGCTGGACAGACTGGGACACCTCAAGCTGGCCGACTTCGGCACGTGCATGAAGATGGACTCT ACCGGCATGGTGCATTGTGATACAGCTGTCGGGACTCCAGACTACATCTCTCCCGAGGTGCTGAAATCTCAAGGAGGAGACGGGTATTATGGGAGAGAGTGTGACTGGTGGTCCGTAGGGGTCTTCATCTTCGAGATGCTTGTCG GTGACACACCATTCTACGCTGACTCTCTGGTGGGAACCTACAGTAAGATCATGGACCACAAAAACTCCCTCAACTTCCCTGATGATGTGGAGATCTCCAAAGATGCCAAGAATATCATCTGTGCCTTCCTGACTGACAG GGAGGTGCGATTGGGCAGAAACGGCGTGGAGGAAATCAAGCGACACCCTTTCTTCAAGAACGACCAGTGGACTTTCGACACCATCAGAGACA CTGCTGCCCCCGTGGTCCCAGAGCTGAGCAGTGACATAGACACAAGTAATTTTGATGAGATTGAAGATGACAAAGGCGATGTAGAAACTTTCCCCACACCTAAGGCCTTTGTTGGAAACCAGTTACCCTTTGTTGGCTTCACTTACTTCAAAGAAGACCA GTTACTAAATGGTTCCAACAATATCTCGGTGGCTCATGATAATTCAAAAGGAGAG TCAGCAGCACTGCAGAAGAAAATGCACCAAGTGGAGGTGCAGCTGAATAATGAGAAGCAGGCCAAATCTGATCTAGAGAACAAACACAG AGCTGCCACTAGCCGTCTAGACAAAATCTCCAAAGAACTTGAGGAAGAG GTGAACAGCAGAAAGAATCTGGAGTCGAGTCTGAGgcagctagagagagagaaagcccTGCTGCAGCACAAGAGCCTAGAGAGCCACCGCAAGGCCGAGAGCGAGGCCGACAGGAAGCGCTGCCTGGAGAACGAAG TCAACAGCCTTCGAGACCAGCTGGATGACATGAAGAGGAGAAACCAGAATTCACACATTTCCAATGAGAAGAACATTCACCTGCAGAAACAG CTGGAAGAAGCCAACACCTTGTTACGGGCCGAGTCCGAGGCGGCGACGAGGCTCCGTAAAACCCAGACGGACAGCAGcaagcagctgcagcagctggaGGCCAACGTGCGCGAACTGCAGGACAAATGCTGCCTGCTGGAGCGCAGCAAGCTGAGCCTGGAGAAGGAATGCATCAGCCTGCAGGCCGCTCTGGAGACGGAGAGGAGGGAGCACAGCCAGGGCTCAGAGACCATCAGCGACCTGATGG GACGAATCTCCGGCCTGGAGGAGGAGGTCCGCCAGCAGAGACAGGCTCTGGCCAAAGCTGAGACTGAGAAGAGACAGCTTCAGGAAAAACACACCGATCTGGAGAAG GAGAAGAGCAACAAGGAGATTGATTTGACCTACAAGCTGAAGGTGCTGCAGCAGGAGCTGGAGCAGGAGGAGACGGCTCATAGGAGCACCAGGGCACTGCTGGCAGACAAGAGCAAGATCAAAGTAACCATCGAGGGCGCCAAGTCAGAGTCCATGAAGG AGTTGGAGCAGAAGCTGGTGGAGGAGCGAGGGGCCAAACTTCGGCTGGAGAACCGAATACTGGATCTGGAGAAGCACAGCAGCATGATGGACTGTGACTATAAACAGGCTCTGCAGAAACTAGATGAGCTGCGCAGACACAAGGACCGGCTAACTGAAGAG GTGAAAAACCTAACGCTTAAGATCGAGCAGGAGACCCAGAAGCGTAACCTGACTCAGAACGACCTGAAGGCCCAGAACCAGCAGCTCAGTTCTCTGCGAACCTCCGAGAAGCAACTCAAGCAGGAAACAAATCATCTGCTCGACATTAAACGCAGCCTCGAGAAACAGAACCAAGAGCTGCGCAA AGAAAGACAGGACACGGACGGGCAAATGAAGGAATTACAGGACCAGTTAGAAGCTGAACAGTATTTCTCT ACGCTGTATAAGACCCAGGTTCGTGAACTAAAGGAGGAGTGTGAGGAGAGGAACAAACTCTACAAAGATGTGCAGCAGTCTCTGCAGGAGCTACAGGAGGAGAG GGATTCGTTGGCAGCTCAGCTGGAGATCACGCTGACAAAGGCTGACTCGGAGCAGTTGGCGCGCTCCATCGCTGAGGAGCAGTACTCGGACCTGGAGAAGGAGAAGATCATGAAGGAGCTGGAACTGAAGGAAATGATGGCCCGCCATCGCCAGGAGCTATCTGAGAAGGACATCACCATCAGTTCG CTGGAGGAAGCCAATAGGACCCTGACCAGTGATGTCGCCAACCTAGCCAATGAGAAGGAGGAGCTGAACAACAAACTGAAGGAGGAAATAGAAG AATCCGAGAAGTCAAAGGATTGGGAGCAGCAGATCAGCCAGATGAAGCAGGCATTTGAGAAGCAGCTGCAGTCCGAGAGGACGCTGAAAACTCAG GCCGTCAATAAGCTGGCAGAGATCATGAACAGGAAGGAGGTTCGTGGCGTAGGCAGTCGCCGCGGTAACGACACCGACATGCGGCgaaaggagaaggagaaccgGAAGCTGCAGTTGGAGCTGAGGTCAGAGAaggaaaaactcaacagcagcATCATCAAATACCAGAGAGAGATCAACGAAATGCAGGCG CAACTGTCTGATGAGAGCCAGATGCGTATTGAGCTGCAGATGGCCCTGGACAGTAAGGACAGTGACATCGAGCAGCTGAGGAACCTCCTGCAGACGCTCAGTGTTCAATCAATGGACTCTGCCAGCGTCAGCAGTGGGCCAGAGTTTGATGCTGATGATGCATATGCAG AAACAAGGCTGGAGGGCTGGCTCTCTCTCCCTGTAAGAAACAACACCAAGAAGtttggatgggagaaaaag tatgttgtagtgaGCAGCAAGAAGATTCTCTTCTACAACAACGAGCAAGACAAAGAGCAGTCCATTCCCTACATGGTGCTTGATATAGA CAAACTCTTCCATGTGAGGCCTGTCACTCAAACAGATGTGTACCGTGCTGACGCCAAAGAAATCCCCAGGATATTCCAG ATTCTTTATGCCAACGAAGGCGAGAGCAAGAAGGAGCCAGAGGATCCGCTGCCCATTGGAGAGAAGTCCAGCTACATCTGCCACAAGGGCCACGAGTTCATCCCCACGCTCTACCATTTCCCCACCAACTGTGAGGCGTGCACCAAGCCACTGTGGAACATGTTCAAACCACCGCCCGCCCTGGAGTGCCGGCGCTGTCACATCAAGTGCCACAAGGACCACATGGACAAGAAGGAGGAGATCATTGCTCCATGCAAAG TGAACTACGACGTGTCTTCGGCAAagaacctgctgctgctggccgtgtctcaggaggagcagcagaagtGGGTGAACCGACTGGTCAAGAAGATTCCCAAGAAGCCTCCACCGCCAGAGCAGTTTGCACGCTCCTCGCCTCGCGCTTCCATGAAGGTCCAGCCCAGCCAGTCCATGAGGAGGCCCAGTCGACAGCTCCCCACCAGCAAGAGCAG